In the Gemmatimonadaceae bacterium genome, TGGAACGATGCGAAGATTGCTGCCATGAATCCTGGCGCGAAACTCCCGTCAATGGACATCCTCGTCGTGCACCGCGCGGAGGCGAGCGGCACCAACTACATCTTCACCGATTACCTGACGGCAGTGAGTCCCGCGTTCGCCTCCGGCCCAGGCAAGGGGAAAGAGGTGAAATGGCCGGTTGGACTCGGCGGTAAGGGCAACGACGGCGTCACCGGCCAGGTGAAGCAGACGCCGGGCGCCATCGGTTACGTCGAGCTCGCGTACGCCAAGCAGAACAAACTGCCCTATGCGCTGCTCAAGAATGCCGCTGGTCAATTTGTCGCACCGACGATCGAGAGTGTGACCGCCGCCGCGGCCGGTGCCGCGAAGACGCTTCCGGGAAATACTGACTTCCGCGTTTCGATCGTGAACGCGCCGGGTCGTGAGGCATATCCGATCTCGTCCTTTACGTGGCTCCTCGTTTATGCGAACCAGGCCGACGCCACCAAGGGGAAGAAGCTCATCGACTTCATGCGCTGGGCATTCCACGCGGGCGAACAATCGGCGGGCACGCTCGACTACGCGCCCCTTCCGACCAACATGGTCGCGATGCTCGACAAGCGCTTAGGCACGATCAAGTTCGGTACGCTTGGAATGGCGAAGTAAAGGGGGTTACAGCAGGGATTAGGCGTCGAGATTTAGTGTCTCAGAACGAAGCGTTGATTTGGTAGAGTACGCCGCACGCCACCGGATCCGCGCTTCGTTCTCCTTTTCTTCCCGGACACATCCGCTGATGTTATCCGGTTCCCGTTACACGTCTGTTACAAAACGTTCCGGGGCGCGTTACCCAGGCCGGCGAACGTCGTGAGACGGCCCGAGTCCGTCGGACCATGGAAACCACCTACCGGAGCGAATTGTGAAGCTTCTCTCCTTCGCCATCGCGACGACCGTCGTCGTCGCCGGCTGTTCCACCAAGTCTGACAACGCGCGAAAGGACAGCGCCGGCGGCGTGACCGCGCAGAGTAGCGGTGCGGCTGCGGCGACAACGAGCGGCGCGTCGGACGCGCAGCTAACAGGTGCGGGCGCGACCTTCCCGTATCCCATTTATTCCAAGTGGTTCACTGATTACGCCGGCAAGACCGGAGTGAAGATCAACTACCAGCCGATTGGCTCCGGCGGCGGCATTCGCCAGCTCTCCGAGCAGACGGTCGACTTCGGCGCGAGTGACGCACCGATGACCGACGACGAGATGTCGAAGGCGAAGGGCGGTCCGATCCAACACATCCCCACCGTCCTCGGCGCCGTTTGTGTCACGTACAACTTGCCTGAAGTTACCAAGCCACTCGATCTCACCGGCGATGTCATCGCCGACATGTTTCTCGGCAGGATTACGAAGTGGAACGATCCGCGGATCGGCGCGCTCAATAAGGGCGTCACCCTGCCTAACCGCGATATCGTCGTCGTTCATCGCGCGGAGGCGAGCGGCACAAACTATATCTTCACGGAATACCTAACGAAGGTGAGCACGGCATTCGCGTCCAGTCCGGGGAAAGGAAAGGAGGTCCAGTGGCCGGTCGGACTCGGCGCAAAGGGCAACGACGGTGTTACGGGCCAAGTGAAACAGACCCCCGGCGCCCTGGGGTACGTTGAGCTTGCGTATGCGCGCCAGAACAAGCTCCCGACGGCTGCGATCCGGAATGCCGCTGGCCAGTTCGTCCAGCCATCGATCGAGGCGGTGACCGCAGCCGCCGCGGGTGTCTCGCAGAAGCTGCCGGCCAGCACGGACTATCGTCTCTCGATCACGAACGCGCCGGGTGCGCAGGCCTACCCGATCTCCTCATTCACCTGGATCCTCGTCTACAAGACGCAGCCTAACGCGGACAAGGCGAGGAAATTGATGGATTTCCTGAAGTGGGCACTCCACGACGGCGAACAGTCCGC is a window encoding:
- the pstS gene encoding phosphate ABC transporter substrate-binding protein PstS, with amino-acid sequence MKLLSFAIATTVVVAGCSTKSDNARKDSAGGVTAQSSGAAAATTSGASDAQLTGAGATFPYPIYSKWFTDYAGKTGVKINYQPIGSGGGIRQLSEQTVDFGASDAPMTDDEMSKAKGGPIQHIPTVLGAVCVTYNLPEVTKPLDLTGDVIADMFLGRITKWNDPRIGALNKGVTLPNRDIVVVHRAEASGTNYIFTEYLTKVSTAFASSPGKGKEVQWPVGLGAKGNDGVTGQVKQTPGALGYVELAYARQNKLPTAAIRNAAGQFVQPSIEAVTAAAAGVSQKLPASTDYRLSITNAPGAQAYPISSFTWILVYKTQPNADKARKLMDFLKWALHDGEQSAASLDYAPLPALLVTRLDSTLATIKVGATP
- the pstS gene encoding phosphate ABC transporter substrate-binding protein PstS; translation: MKTLVRTIATGGLLLASVAALASAQDTGGADLTGAGATFPYPIYSKWFSDYAAKTGVKINYQPIGSGGGIRQLSEQTVDFGASDAPMSDEEMGKAKGGAVLHFPTVLGAVVITYNLPTVTRSLRLTGDVVADIFLGQVTKWNDAKIAAMNPGAKLPSMDILVVHRAEASGTNYIFTDYLTAVSPAFASGPGKGKEVKWPVGLGGKGNDGVTGQVKQTPGAIGYVELAYAKQNKLPYALLKNAAGQFVAPTIESVTAAAAGAAKTLPGNTDFRVSIVNAPGREAYPISSFTWLLVYANQADATKGKKLIDFMRWAFHAGEQSAGTLDYAPLPTNMVAMLDKRLGTIKFGTLGMAK